A stretch of DNA from Coccidioides posadasii str. Silveira chromosome 1, complete sequence:
TTCGGCATCAAGTCTACATTTGATACCGAATGGCTTGAATTTAACTATGGAGTCCGGAGTGACAACGTGTCTCGTCGCTGGTACCCTGAAAGCAAACAGTGCAAAACCACGCCGCCAATCTAGTTAATTATTTAGCTCCCCTGTTCAATCAAGTTTGAGGGCCGAACCTTAATAGTCTCGAGCTTGATGCATATCATTATTCAGGGTAGCGTCAAACTTTGAGTTGCGAATTACATCGAACTGATCGAGATCATGTCCGCCAGCCAAAGGCCGCCTCTGCGTCCCTCTTCCACGTCTGCTGCGAGAACGGGGACGTCAGCAACGTCGTCGATCCCCAGGCCTCCGCTGTCTGTTCACCCAAATGCTACGATCTCAGAAACGGTTTACTTTCAAGGCAAACACCCGATTAGTATTGGTGCCGGAACTGTTATCCATCCCCGAGCAAGGCTGCTGTCTTTTGAGGGTCCAATAAGTGTTGGAGAGGGGTGCATAATTGGCGAGAAATCAGTCGTTGGGAATCCTCAAGCTCCCCAATTTGCATCGGAACACAGTTCAGGGTCTGCCACATCTCCAACACCAGCAGTTACAATTATCGAGAACTCGGTTCTTATAGCACCTCTCTCTACCGTGTCTTCAGGTTCACATATACACTCCGCTGCCACGATTGACGCGTCTGCTTTTCTGGGAAGGCATGTGCGAATTGGGAGACACGCAAAGGTGTGCTCGCTTTGCCAGATACCGGATAATGGGGTTGTAGAAGACTGGATTGTAGCTTGGggaggaggagcaggagggaTGGGGTTACAAAGGCGCAAAAGAGCGAATGGAAGAGGGAATGAGAACAATACGCCAGGCTTAAACGGTCGATCTGTCGAAACTGCAAGGCTGGTTGTACTGAGCAAAGAGAGGGAGACTCTGTCCAAACTAATTGGAGTTGGAGCCGCTGCTGCAtcaaggagaagatgaaGCGTTGAATCGCATCTGGTGATGCGCATCCCGCGCTCGTTGGAACTACGCAATGCGCTCTCGTTTAATGATACCCTAGACCAAGCTTTTTAGCACGTTATAATATCCTACCCAGCAATCCAAACCAACGCTGGTCTCGTGCTATTCGTCGCTATGTTATCTTATGTGGCATCTTTTAATTCAGAAAGGATGACGTCGGCCTCGAGCTAGAGTCGGTTCAACGCCTCGAGGGACCAACGAAAATGTCAATGGTGAAACCCACATGAGGCACTTAGATGCTATCCCTTCTTTAGTAGTGAGTTCTCGTACGTAGAACATAGCCAGAGAATTTTTAGTTCTCGTGGTTGGCTTAAGTTCTACTTGAGATATCGCTCCCATCGTTGGTGAAAAGACAGTGCTTGGAGTCCGTTGTGCATTGAAGAAGCCTTTAGTCTGTTATACCAAATGCCAGAACGGAAGTCAAGACGCTAATTACTTTCATATTTGCCAAAATTATATGTTCCTTCTGCTATCTCCCTTATGTCAGAAATGACATACACCTATTCAACAAGACCGACTCATATACAACGCAATCTCGCCTTTAGATGACGTACCCtcgtacaatgtcaagtcAAGCCCACAGAACCTAAACCCCATCTTCCGGTATGCCTCTATCGCGGGAGCGTTGAGATTCGACACTTCCAACCAGGCATGTTTTGCACCATGGATTTCCCGACCCCACGTTAAAGCCATATCCATCAACTTCTTCCCCACTCCCATTCGGCGATACTCTGGCACCACGGTGATATTCATGATGACCAATCGACTATTCCACGATCGATATAGCACGTCAATGGCGCCACAGATCTGACCGTCATCCGCGGTGGCCACGATAGCATGTGATTTGGATGGGTCTGATTCCGTAGTCCGACGGGAGCCATAGTTGCTCTCACTATCGCTATCACTATCTGGGTAGTGTTTATTGATCAGAGTTTCAGTTGTTTGACGGCGAATGTTGAACCCAAGCCCTTCGGCGGCCAATCCAACCTCGTAGATCTCCGTGATCGTAAATGAGTCGTCTAGGGAATCAATAGCGTCTCTTTCCTCGGCTTTCATTTCACGGTAGCTCACGATAGGACCGGTAGGTTCGATAGGATTTTCAGATGCCGCCATTGCAATGACAGATATCTGCAATAGACGTATGTTCTTGTTGGAATCACAGTAAGACCTTGGTTACCCGCAAATGGCAATATCGTACTTTTCTCCCGTTATAATTCATCTAATCCAGCCGGGTCACCATATATAACTGACGAAGTGACAAGGATTGTGAACGTGTCTTTAACGGCTTTCTGATGAGGCCTGGAGAGTTTATGCTACCTATGCCACGACTTGGAATTGCAAATGCGATTGTGGCGACTGGTAGGTTGAAAATCCTATGGAGATGTGCTCGTATGATAAGAGTTAAGTCGATGGAGGAGAGGTGCTTTGGCCAAACTTTGCAGGGGCACGATAAAAGTCACCAAAATAAAGACATCACCCAGTTTATCCGGAATCAAGCAAAAATATGAACACGCATTCAATAGGTGCGTAGGTAGTTTAAGGGAAAAGGGCTAATACTTTTGTATTGCCTTAAACCAGCAGAGCCAGCAAACATCCAGATTCCATTATAACAGCTCCCAAGATAGTAGCTCACAAAATgctgaaagaaaaaagaaaaaaaaggttctTGGACCAAGTCCAATTCTGAAATAGCAATGGCTCCCACCAATAAAATAAACGTCAAAAGCTTGCTTGCTCTCTTTGTATACAAAGGAAGAACGGAAAACCGCAGGCAAGGAATAATTATGCAATGTCTGACTTCACAAAACTCGAAGATTGGTTACAAAGAACAATGATTTTATTGTCCAGCACCCCCGCCTCGCATTCTCTTTCCAGCGTTTGCGTCAGCATCGCCTCCATCGTCTCTAGCGCGTTTCCCGTGTGGTATAAACTGCCGGGCTTGGGCATTGAGTCCACCTCTTCCACCGCGAGGACTAGCTTGTCCTGCACCTTGGGGGAGGTTGCCAGTCTGAATGTGTTGAGCACCACCACGACCTTGGCCACCACCCCTCATTCCTCTGCCACGACTAATGGCAGAACCACGGCCCGCGTGCTGCTGCTGAAATTGCTGGCCCTGCATTTGCTGATCAGAAACAAATTGACCATGTTGTGGGCCACCCTGCATTCCCCGACCACGGCCTCCCCTAGCAACGGGAAGGCCGGACTGCAAAGCACGAAGCACACCAGCGCCAGCGACAGGTTGAGCGGCCTGAGGAGGGCGATTAGGTAGTCCAGTAGCCTGCTGGGTCGGTGCCTGGTCAGCAGTAGCagctgttgctgctggttgtGGTTGTTGCAGCAGCTGCTGTTCAGGTTGGTGCGTTGTCGATTCAGCTGCAGATGGTGGATGCTCTGCAGGCTGTTGCGGAGTTGGCATCAGTGTCTGAGTAGGTGTCACTTTCTGCTGGGAAGGGGTTGCGGGGGCTGTTGGGGCGGGGGATTGAGCTGGAGCCGAAGCTTGGGGAGCAGGAGATGCCGGTGGTAGCGGCTTTGGTGCTGCTTGTTGTGCAACGACAGGCTTGGCTGCTTTAGCAATTTCCCACACTTCGGCTACAGGACGTTGAGGAGTGTCTGAGGCGGCCTTTTGCACGACCTCGATTTTGGCTTGAGCATTTCTAGCCCGTCCCTCAGTCATGCTGACCTTAGCCAGCAGTCTCTTCTCCGCCAGCTCAACGGCGGAGCTGATTTTCTGGTCCCGCTCCTTCAGaatattctctttctcctcgTTGAACTTCTTTTCCAGTTCCTTCATTGCCTCCATGTCCCGCTGAGCTTGTCCTTCCTTGTTGCCCATcgcttctttctctttgTTGATTGCGTTTCGAATATTGTTTTTGATAATATTCCGGATAGTCTCATTCTTAGCAACAAGTTCACGAGCTGCTGCGTCAGACAGCACTGGAATCCCCTCAGCCTTTGAAGCTAGCTCTTGTTGATGGGCTGCTTTCAAAGCTTCTACTTCTTTTTGTGAAGATGCTCTATGTTCGGCCAACTTGCTCTGCAAAATTTCTTTCATCCTATCCACCCGCTCTTTAACCTTCTGATCTATCTCCGCTTCTTTCGCAGCCAAGGCGGCTTCCAATTGTCTGACCCTTTCTTCCAGTTCCTTGATTTTCTCCTCACTAGCATTAACGTCACCAGAGTTGGCCGCTTCTGGAGAAGAAGCATTCGGCGGTTGTGACTCTATAGTATCTTGGGTCACAGGTGCAGCGGCAACAGTTTCTGGAGGCCTGGATTTCATCAAATTTAGTTCCTCTCGAGCCCGGTCTAGCTCCTGGTTgatttgctctttctcttgGATAACACTGTTGAGTTCAAGCTGTTTAGCATTGATGCGGCCCGTGAGTTCCTTCGACCTAGCCTTGAATTGTTCCGTTAATCTAGTACGCAGCTCTTGGGTGCGATCCTCTGCCTGCTTCAGTTGTTCGGGGAAGGTCGACGCCTGTGCTTCTAGAGTCTCCCGAGCTGACACGGCCTCGTCCCGTTCTTTCTTGAGAGTCTCCAGCTTTTCTTTCATTGCCTCCAGCTCTGCAGGGTCAACACGGTCATATTTCTGGAGGATATTTTGTGTCCGTTGTTGCCAACGGTCCCGGTCACTTTGCAGAAGCTTCATCTCACCATCTTTAGTCTCCAGATTGTCTTCCAGTTCACGGATGCGGGTCTGAAGCGGTTCGATTTGTTGTTGGAGTTCATAAGTAAGTTTGGCTTTTTCGTCTACGGATGCCTCCAACTGCTTGACCTGGTTTCGGAGGGTAACACTGCTTTCCCGGAATAGATTGAGCTCATTGAGCGTCTCCATTAACTTGTTGTGACTAAGGGCATGTTGTTCACTCTCTGCTTCGGCACGACGTTGCTGTTCAAGCTTAAGGCGTGTATCCTCAAGTTGTGTCTGAGTGTAGTCAAGTTGTTGGCGTAGTCGTTTGCTTTCCTGGGTTGAAAGATGATATTGGACATCAACGATCTCCTTCTCCCGCCGTAAGAATTTAATGACTTCTTGAAGGCCTTCTAGATCCGATCCAGATGCTGTTTCAGTTTCACCGTCCTCAGGAATGCCCGCACGATCACGCTGAAGCGAGGAGATCTGCTTCGTGATATTCTCCAATTGACCATGGAGTATCGTGTTTTGGCTAAGAACTTCTTCACGGCGTCGGCTGAGTTCCTCAATTTCCTTTTCATATCTGCCTTTCATCTCATTCCAATTCTCCTCTTCGCGCGTCAAATTGCTTTTCGCTGATTCTGCCTGCGTCTTTAGATCTACAACCTCAAGTTTCAACTGGTTTGCTTCGGCTCTAACTGT
This window harbors:
- a CDS encoding uncharacterized protein (EggNog:ENOG410PRK0~COG:S~BUSCO:14935at33183), producing MSASQRPPLRPSSTSAARTGTSATSSIPRPPLSVHPNATISETVYFQGKHPISIGAGTVIHPRARLLSFEGPISVGEGCIIGEKSVVGNPQAPQFASEHSSGSATSPTPAVTIIENSVLIAPLSTVSSGSHIHSAATIDASAFLGRHVRIGRHAKVCSLCQIPDNGVVEDWIVAWGGGAGGMGLQRRKRANGRGNENNTPGLNGRSVETARLVVLSKERETLSKLIGVGAAAASRRR
- a CDS encoding uncharacterized protein (EggNog:ENOG410PY82~COG:S), which produces MAASENPIEPTGPIVSYREMKAEERDAIDSLDDSFTITEIYEVGLAAEGLGFNIRRQTTETLINKHYPDSDSDSESNYGSRRTTESDPSKSHAIVATADDGQICGAIDVLYRSWNSRLVIMNITVVPEYRRMGVGKKLMDMALTWGREIHGAKHAWLEVSNLNAPAIEAYRKMGFRFCGLDLTLYEGTSSKGEIALYMSRSC